From Pararhizobium capsulatum DSM 1112, the proteins below share one genomic window:
- a CDS encoding DsbA family protein: MELVLAADPMCSWCYGFGKEMELLLQRRPDASLRIVLGGLRAGATDVLDDAGKQFRLHHWAMVEEVSGVPFNREGLLSRSGFVYDTEPVCRAVVTARILRPEANILKIFRAFQHAFYVDALDTTDGVVLAEVGSRTLSELGHPVSAELFLETWTKQSTLEEAATDFAVARAMGVTSFPTLFLKQGGTLRRVGDGYAPADELEMHLASMAA, encoded by the coding sequence ATGGAACTCGTATTGGCTGCCGATCCGATGTGCTCGTGGTGCTATGGATTTGGCAAGGAAATGGAGCTTCTGCTTCAGCGGCGCCCGGACGCCTCTTTAAGGATCGTTCTCGGTGGGCTCCGCGCGGGTGCCACAGACGTCTTGGACGACGCGGGCAAGCAGTTCAGGCTGCACCACTGGGCTATGGTCGAAGAAGTCAGCGGAGTGCCGTTCAACCGTGAAGGTCTCCTCTCCAGAAGCGGTTTCGTCTATGACACGGAACCAGTGTGCCGGGCGGTTGTAACAGCTCGGATTCTTCGCCCCGAGGCGAACATCCTGAAAATCTTCCGGGCGTTCCAGCATGCTTTCTACGTTGACGCACTCGACACCACAGACGGCGTCGTGCTTGCTGAGGTCGGATCGCGTACGCTGAGTGAACTTGGTCATCCCGTGTCCGCAGAGTTATTCTTAGAAACTTGGACGAAGCAGAGCACACTCGAAGAGGCTGCGACAGACTTCGCTGTAGCCCGCGCCATGGGCGTTACCAGCTTCCCTACACTATTTCTGAAGCAGGGGGGAACTCTCCGCCGGGTGGGCGATGGATACGCGCCAGCCGACGAACTTGAAATGCATCTCGCATCTATGGCTGCTTGA
- a CDS encoding tautomerase family protein encodes MPIVTVQVTREGTTPARSSVSSEEKAAIIAGVSQVMLDVLNKPLESTYVVIEEVDLDNWGWGGLPTAQYRKIKAEGKA; translated from the coding sequence ATGCCAATAGTAACCGTACAGGTAACCCGCGAAGGCACCACGCCCGCTCGCAGCTCGGTGTCATCCGAAGAGAAGGCCGCCATTATAGCGGGCGTAAGCCAGGTTATGCTTGATGTTCTCAACAAGCCTCTTGAATCCACGTATGTGGTGATCGAGGAAGTAGATTTGGACAACTGGGGTTGGGGCGGCCTGCCAACTGCCCAGTATCGGAAAATAAAGGCCGAAGGAAAAGCCTGA
- a CDS encoding tautomerase family protein: MGDHLAQRCHDAVVDAFGVPRRDRYQIIHEHEASHFRALDTGLGIARTGKFLLLEITSRPRSREAKLAFYSKLTLALKDRCDIASSDVMISLLINSDEDWSFGLGKAQFLTGELGTSTERPQ, from the coding sequence ATCGGCGACCACTTGGCGCAAAGATGCCACGACGCCGTCGTGGACGCCTTCGGCGTCCCGCGAAGAGACCGATACCAAATCATCCATGAGCACGAGGCGTCACACTTTCGCGCGCTGGATACGGGGCTTGGGATCGCTCGGACCGGCAAGTTTCTACTGCTCGAAATCACCAGCCGTCCGCGGTCTCGTGAGGCCAAATTGGCATTTTACTCCAAGCTTACACTTGCTCTGAAGGACCGCTGCGACATCGCGTCCTCTGACGTCATGATCTCGCTGCTTATCAATTCGGACGAGGACTGGTCGTTTGGCCTGGGTAAGGCCCAATTCCTGACAGGCGAACTTGGGACGAGCACTGAGCGTCCGCAGTGA
- a CDS encoding type 1 glutamine amidotransferase domain-containing protein: MKILMVFTSHDVLGSTGRKTGFWLEEGAAPYYVFSDAGVELTLASPKGGQPPIDPKSDLPENQTPAMTRFKEDPAAQKVFATTKKLSEVRSEDFDAVFYPGGHGPMWDLVDNPESIRLIESFYNSGKPVAAVCHAPAVLHRVTYQGVPIVKGKRVTGFTNGEEEEVQLTNVVPFLVEDELKRLGGLYEKKANWESFAITDGRLITGQNPASSTAGAQALVTLLTSMTVDETAA, encoded by the coding sequence ATGAAGATCCTTATGGTATTCACTTCTCATGACGTGCTGGGAAGCACAGGGCGCAAGACGGGCTTCTGGCTCGAGGAAGGTGCCGCGCCTTACTATGTCTTCAGCGACGCAGGCGTCGAGTTGACACTCGCGTCGCCAAAGGGCGGCCAACCGCCGATTGACCCAAAAAGCGATTTGCCGGAGAACCAGACGCCCGCCATGACGAGGTTCAAAGAAGACCCCGCTGCCCAAAAGGTGTTTGCGACTACCAAGAAGTTGAGCGAGGTCCGGTCCGAAGATTTCGACGCAGTTTTCTATCCTGGGGGCCATGGACCAATGTGGGATCTCGTCGACAATCCCGAGTCGATTAGGCTGATCGAATCTTTCTACAACTCCGGGAAGCCCGTAGCGGCAGTCTGCCATGCGCCGGCCGTGTTGCATCGGGTGACCTATCAAGGCGTCCCGATCGTCAAGGGTAAGCGGGTGACAGGCTTTACCAACGGCGAGGAAGAGGAAGTGCAACTGACCAACGTCGTTCCTTTCCTTGTCGAAGACGAGCTCAAGCGACTTGGAGGGCTCTACGAAAAGAAGGCAAACTGGGAGAGCTTCGCCATTACAGACGGCAGGCTGATCACCGGACAAAATCCGGCATCTTCCACCGCGGGGGCTCAGGCGCTCGTGACGCTTCTCACCAGCATGACGGTCGACGAGACAGCCGCTTAA